One genomic region from Bacillus solimangrovi encodes:
- a CDS encoding fatty acid--CoA ligase family protein: MNLCEQFHLAAEKNPNKDAYVFQGMKGTYKELQQQINAFAASLMESGIKKGDHIGLISANTPQFVISLYGALQAGAVVIPINPIYTAEEIGYILNNGDAKAVISIDKLMPMFDKIDAKLPNVENYIVLETGKMDYSQFLIRDKMKPFSICLQTVVNSGSFPKLSQEDLAVILYTSGTTGKPKGAMLTHGNVYSNAIDVADYLSINENDTVVNVLPMFHVFCLTVALNAPLISGGTLLILPRFSPEEVFATVLENKATVFAGVPTMYNFLLQYAKSSEADFSSIRLCISGGASMPVALLNSFEQKFDVRISEGFGMSEASPVTCFNPLDRPRKAGSVGMSIRNVFNKVVDPEGNEVPVGEVGELVVQGPNVMKGYYKMPEETAMTLKDGWLYTGDMARMDDEGYFYIVDRKKDMVIVGGYNVYPREVEEILYGHPEVIEAAVIGIPDPNYGEAVKAFVVVKDKTLTEESFKEYCAAHLAKYKVPSEIEFLEELPKNTTGKILRRSLRELATN; this comes from the coding sequence ATGAATCTATGTGAACAATTCCATCTTGCAGCCGAAAAAAACCCGAATAAGGATGCATATGTATTTCAGGGGATGAAAGGTACTTATAAAGAGCTACAGCAACAAATTAATGCATTTGCTGCTTCTTTAATGGAAAGTGGGATTAAAAAGGGCGATCATATTGGTTTAATTTCTGCTAATACGCCTCAGTTTGTGATTAGTTTATATGGTGCTCTACAAGCTGGTGCAGTTGTGATACCAATTAACCCAATTTATACTGCCGAAGAAATTGGCTATATATTAAATAACGGAGATGCAAAAGCTGTTATTTCTATAGATAAGCTAATGCCGATGTTTGATAAGATAGATGCAAAGCTTCCTAATGTTGAGAATTACATAGTCCTTGAAACAGGGAAGATGGACTATAGTCAATTTTTGATTCGTGATAAAATGAAACCGTTTTCAATTTGCTTGCAGACAGTTGTTAATAGTGGGAGCTTTCCAAAGCTGAGCCAAGAAGATTTAGCAGTGATCTTGTATACATCTGGTACGACAGGAAAACCTAAAGGTGCGATGCTCACACATGGCAATGTATATAGTAATGCTATCGATGTAGCAGATTATTTATCTATTAATGAAAATGATACGGTTGTCAATGTTTTACCAATGTTTCATGTATTTTGCTTAACCGTTGCTCTAAACGCACCATTAATTAGTGGTGGAACATTATTAATTCTACCACGTTTTAGTCCAGAAGAAGTCTTTGCGACAGTGTTAGAAAATAAAGCAACTGTATTTGCTGGTGTTCCGACGATGTATAATTTCTTACTTCAATATGCGAAAAGCAGTGAAGCAGACTTCTCATCTATTCGTCTATGTATATCTGGCGGGGCTTCTATGCCAGTTGCCTTACTTAACAGCTTTGAACAAAAATTTGATGTACGCATTTCTGAAGGCTTCGGTATGTCAGAAGCTTCTCCTGTTACATGCTTTAACCCATTAGATCGACCGAGAAAAGCAGGCTCTGTTGGAATGAGTATAAGAAATGTTTTCAATAAAGTCGTAGATCCTGAAGGGAATGAAGTACCAGTTGGTGAAGTAGGAGAGCTTGTCGTTCAAGGGCCTAATGTTATGAAAGGTTATTATAAGATGCCAGAAGAAACAGCTATGACATTAAAAGATGGCTGGCTTTACACTGGTGATATGGCACGCATGGATGATGAGGGTTATTTCTATATCGTTGATCGAAAGAAAGATATGGTAATTGTTGGTGGGTATAACGTTTACCCTCGTGAGGTTGAAGAAATATTATATGGACATCCTGAAGTAATTGAAGCAGCTGTGATTGGAATACCGGATCCGAATTACGGAGAAGCAGTTAAAGCATTTGTTGTAGTGAAGGATAAGACGTTAACTGAAGAATCATTCAAAGAATATTGTGCCGCTCACTTAGCAAAGTACAAAGTTCCATCAGAAATTGAGTTTTTAGAAGAATTGCCAAAGAACACAACTGGGAAGATACTGCGTCGTTCACTACGTGAGCTAGCAACGAATTAA
- a CDS encoding YwqG family protein, whose protein sequence is MSKLHLPVQLETFRNRIEKTVKPFIEISVAKDITTIHQSKFVGNPYLPKAIEHPKDEEGKPMKLLAQLNFDEIPHIEFMPPKGILQFFISAEDDVMGINFDNMTNQSNFRVLYHSEVIKDETLLVTDFSYMENLDTEYFPIEHELALSFSLEHEPISYGDFRSSELIGKSFSEIMGEDDEELEDVYERFSGEGHKIGGYPFFTQTDPREYELNFQEHNILLLQIDTHDDMGIMWGDSGVANFFIRKEDLKKLDFSNVIYNWDCH, encoded by the coding sequence ATGTCGAAATTACATTTGCCTGTACAATTAGAAACATTTCGTAATCGAATTGAAAAAACGGTTAAACCTTTTATAGAAATATCTGTTGCAAAAGATATAACAACTATTCACCAAAGTAAGTTTGTAGGTAATCCTTATTTACCGAAAGCTATTGAACATCCTAAAGATGAAGAGGGGAAGCCAATGAAGTTATTGGCACAGTTGAACTTTGATGAAATTCCTCACATAGAATTTATGCCCCCAAAAGGGATCCTACAATTTTTTATCTCAGCTGAAGATGATGTAATGGGAATTAACTTTGATAATATGACAAATCAGTCTAACTTTAGAGTGTTATACCATTCTGAGGTTATTAAGGATGAGACATTATTAGTAACGGACTTTTCATATATGGAGAATTTAGATACGGAATATTTCCCAATTGAACATGAGTTGGCGTTATCATTTAGCTTAGAGCATGAGCCGATTTCATATGGTGATTTTAGAAGTAGTGAACTTATAGGAAAGTCCTTCAGTGAGATTATGGGAGAAGATGATGAAGAATTAGAAGATGTGTATGAGCGTTTTTCTGGTGAAGGACATAAAATAGGTGGATATCCTTTCTTTACACAGACTGACCCAAGAGAATATGAACTTAACTTTCAAGAACATAATATCTTATTGTTACAAATAGACACTCATGATGACATGGGAATAATGTGGGGAGATAGTGGGGTTGCTAACTTTTTTATACGGAAGGAAGATTTGAAAAAGTTAGATTTCTCAAATGTGATTTACAATTGGGACTGTCATTAG
- a CDS encoding tetratricopeptide repeat protein: MNSYVNYDKLLEGYNKEIELDVNNLSTYFKRALLYTELNDYEKALVDYNTVIKLDSDNAYAYNNRANIYEHIGDYERAITNYNKSIQLDDSHIPAIFNRGLLFEELSEYGKAIADYKKVVELDDKHANAYYHIANLNMELNEFEELSDYEQVIADFDKVIKLDELHVEAYNSRAILYEELQDYEQAIADYTRAIAIDKGHIGAYYNRAKLYEMLEEYEQSITDYDKLIDLGGTNLYPYQKKAFLYVMLGSYHEAIDVYNQVLEQDVNNIDAIFSRAILYHELKNYKQAKIDYDKVIELDCKHVDAYCKRADLYEELNDFEQAIADYSKVIELDGRNVEALSNRGIMFHKRNIHEKALSDYEKVIQLDDRNVKTHYNRALLLFEQNEYDKAKSGYDKVLQLDEFHVDAYNDRGIIHYEQKNYDKALADYETALEIEDQEAKVYYNRAILYRELKELQKATEDYEKAVALDSSLPKLEIK, from the coding sequence ATGAATTCTTACGTTAATTATGATAAGTTACTGGAAGGTTACAATAAGGAAATAGAATTGGATGTTAATAATTTAAGTACATATTTTAAAAGGGCACTTCTGTATACAGAGCTCAATGATTATGAAAAGGCATTAGTAGATTATAATACTGTTATAAAGTTAGATTCGGACAATGCCTATGCATACAACAATCGGGCAAACATATATGAACATATTGGAGACTATGAAAGAGCCATAACAAATTATAATAAGTCAATTCAATTAGATGATAGTCATATTCCAGCAATTTTTAATAGAGGGCTTTTATTTGAGGAACTAAGTGAATATGGAAAAGCAATAGCGGACTATAAAAAAGTAGTAGAATTGGATGACAAACATGCCAACGCCTACTATCATATAGCCAATTTAAACATGGAATTAAATGAATTCGAAGAGCTAAGTGATTATGAGCAAGTGATAGCTGATTTTGATAAGGTAATTAAATTAGATGAGTTACACGTTGAGGCATATAATAGTCGGGCAATTCTCTATGAAGAGCTTCAAGATTATGAACAAGCAATAGCTGATTATACTAGAGCAATAGCTATAGATAAGGGTCATATAGGTGCATATTATAATCGAGCAAAACTGTATGAAATGCTTGAAGAATATGAACAATCAATAACCGATTACGATAAACTCATAGACCTTGGTGGAACTAATCTGTATCCATATCAAAAAAAGGCATTTCTATACGTGATGTTAGGTAGCTATCATGAAGCGATAGATGTCTATAATCAAGTTCTTGAACAAGATGTCAATAATATTGATGCAATATTTAGCCGAGCAATCTTATACCATGAACTTAAAAACTATAAGCAAGCCAAGATCGATTATGACAAGGTTATAGAGTTAGATTGCAAACATGTAGATGCTTATTGTAAAAGAGCAGATTTATATGAAGAACTTAATGATTTTGAACAAGCAATAGCTGATTATAGTAAAGTAATTGAACTAGATGGCAGAAATGTAGAGGCTCTTAGTAATAGAGGAATCATGTTTCACAAACGGAATATTCATGAGAAAGCACTATCAGATTATGAAAAAGTGATTCAATTAGATGATAGAAATGTCAAAACACATTATAATCGAGCACTTCTACTGTTTGAACAAAACGAGTATGACAAAGCAAAATCAGGTTATGACAAGGTCTTACAATTAGATGAATTTCATGTAGATGCCTATAATGATCGTGGCATTATACATTACGAGCAAAAAAACTATGACAAAGCATTAGCTGATTATGAAACCGCATTAGAAATAGAGGATCAAGAAGCAAAGGTATATTATAATCGGGCAATTTTGTATAGAGAATTGAAGGAGCTTCAAAAAGCAACAGAAGATTATGAGAAAGCCGTAGCATTGGACTCTTCGCTACCAAAATTAGAGATAAAGTGA